In a genomic window of uncultured Flavobacterium sp.:
- a CDS encoding M1 family metallopeptidase — protein MKYILLFFTTFIFAQQTQFVDFKSVKGQLKLDASDKTIAGSVEYQFDVLKPTDTIKIDAKNMEFTKIRINQKEVNFVNTGKELQLIDNFQKGKNTLTFDYWAKPKQALYFIDMENSEVQIWTQGQGRYTSNWFPSFDDVNEKLIFNLGITFNKDYQVISNGILKEKTTKDDLTQWQYGMEEPMSSYLAMLAIGKYDKKELKAKSKIPLEYYLENKDVNRFESTYRYSKRIFDFLEKEIGVKYPWEIYREIPVRDFLYAGMENTTSTLFATRYVVDSIGFEDRNYTNVDAHELAHHWFGDLITAESSTHHWLQEGFATYYALLAERDIYGEDYFYSKLYDSAQQIKFASRTDSVPVLNAKASSLTFYEKGAWALFVLNEAIGDKAFKKVIKNYLKKYSYQTVNTQNFFDEIKKVSDFDLDKFQKTWLESPAFDTPTANALLSKNKAIQTRLEVDKLKKTPLAEKEVFLKKTLESDVYQGVKQAIVDQLANEKYEAKKDLLLTALKTNNVQVRQDVASTLTKIPEDFRLEYETLLDDKSYQTQEIALFWLWKNFPDHRSEYLDKSKNWIGFNDYNLRTMWLSLVLSTPNYSDNSEALVTELISFSSTKYEATTRQNALEKLISFKIINDQVLTNLVSATTHHMWQFSKFGRDTIRFLLKNSEMRVSFERILPNLTPDEQFQLDRLLKEKKE, from the coding sequence ATGAAATATATTCTTCTCTTTTTTACCACTTTCATTTTTGCACAACAAACTCAATTTGTCGATTTCAAATCGGTTAAAGGCCAATTGAAATTAGATGCATCAGACAAAACAATCGCCGGTTCAGTAGAATATCAGTTTGATGTTTTGAAACCAACTGATACGATTAAAATTGATGCCAAAAACATGGAATTTACCAAAATCCGAATCAATCAAAAAGAAGTCAATTTTGTAAATACTGGCAAAGAATTGCAGTTAATTGATAATTTTCAGAAGGGAAAAAACACATTGACTTTTGATTATTGGGCAAAGCCAAAACAAGCGCTGTATTTCATTGATATGGAAAATTCAGAAGTTCAGATTTGGACACAAGGACAAGGAAGATATACGAGTAATTGGTTTCCGAGTTTTGATGATGTAAATGAAAAACTGATTTTTAATCTCGGAATTACTTTCAATAAAGACTATCAGGTAATCTCAAACGGAATTTTAAAAGAAAAAACGACAAAAGATGATTTAACCCAATGGCAATACGGAATGGAAGAACCTATGAGTTCTTATCTGGCAATGCTTGCGATTGGGAAATATGATAAAAAAGAACTGAAAGCAAAGTCAAAAATTCCATTAGAATATTATTTAGAAAATAAAGATGTTAATCGTTTTGAATCAACATATCGCTATTCAAAACGAATATTTGATTTTTTAGAGAAAGAAATAGGCGTAAAATATCCGTGGGAAATTTATAGAGAAATTCCGGTTCGTGATTTTTTGTATGCAGGAATGGAAAATACAACTTCAACACTTTTTGCGACGCGTTATGTTGTTGATTCAATAGGTTTTGAAGATAGAAATTATACAAATGTTGATGCGCATGAGTTGGCACATCATTGGTTTGGCGATTTAATTACCGCCGAAAGTAGCACGCATCACTGGCTTCAGGAAGGTTTTGCAACTTATTATGCTTTGCTTGCTGAGCGAGATATTTACGGTGAAGATTATTTTTATTCGAAATTATATGATTCTGCACAACAAATAAAATTTGCTTCCAGAACAGATTCAGTTCCGGTTTTGAATGCCAAAGCAAGTTCTCTGACTTTTTACGAAAAAGGAGCTTGGGCGTTGTTTGTTTTAAATGAAGCAATTGGAGATAAAGCATTCAAAAAAGTGATAAAAAATTACTTGAAAAAGTATTCTTATCAAACCGTAAATACCCAAAATTTCTTTGACGAAATAAAGAAAGTTTCTGATTTTGATTTAGACAAATTTCAGAAAACATGGTTAGAATCTCCAGCTTTTGATACGCCAACAGCAAATGCTTTATTAAGTAAAAACAAGGCAATTCAAACACGTTTAGAAGTTGATAAATTAAAGAAAACGCCTTTGGCTGAAAAAGAAGTTTTTCTGAAGAAAACTTTAGAATCAGATGTTTATCAAGGTGTGAAACAAGCAATTGTCGATCAATTAGCAAATGAAAAATACGAAGCCAAAAAAGATCTTTTACTCACAGCTTTAAAAACGAATAATGTTCAAGTCCGACAAGATGTTGCGAGTACTTTGACTAAGATTCCCGAAGATTTTAGATTAGAATATGAAACTTTGCTTGACGATAAATCATATCAAACGCAGGAAATTGCTTTGTTTTGGTTGTGGAAAAACTTTCCGGATCATCGCTCAGAATATCTTGATAAATCAAAAAACTGGATCGGTTTCAATGACTATAATCTTCGTACAATGTGGCTTTCGTTAGTTTTATCCACACCAAATTATAGTGATAATTCAGAAGCTTTGGTTACAGAATTAATTTCTTTTTCTTCAACGAAATACGAAGCTACAACAAGACAAAATGCGCTTGAAAAACTCATTTCCTTTAAAATTATTAATGATCAGGTTCTGACTAATTTAGTATCGGCAACAACGCATCATATGTGGCAGTTTTCTAAGTTTGGAAGAGATACAATTCGGTTTTTATTAAAAAATTCAGAAATGCGTGTTTCATTTGAAAGAATTTTGCCTAATTTGACCCCTGATGAACAATTTCAATTGGATCGTTTGTTGAAAGAGAAAAAAGAGTAG
- a CDS encoding 3'-5' exonuclease, which yields MQKYIDQLNEAQRQPVLKKDGPMIIIAGAGSGKTRVLTIRIAYLMAQGIDAFNILSLTFTNKAAREMKHRISDIVGASEAKNLWMGTFHSIFARILRAESDHLGYPSNFTIYDSQDSARLISSIIKEMQLDRDIYKPKQILGRISNYKNSLITVKAYFNNPELVEADAMAKRPRLGEIYQQYVERCFKAGAMDFDDLLLKTNELLTRFPEVLAKYQNRFRYILVDEYQDTNHSQYLIVRALSDKFQNICVVGDDAQSIYAFRGANINNILNFQKDYEGVIMFRLEQNYRSTRNIVEAANTVMEHNKTKLDKVVWTANDFGQKIKVHRSLTDAEEGRFVASTIFEQKMQNQLHNGSFAILYRTNAQSRAMEDALRKRDIPYRIYGGLSFYQRKEIKDVLCYLRLVINPKDEEALVRVINYPARGIGDTTVEKLTIAANHYKRSIWEVMVNIDKIDLKLNAGTKNKINDFVTMIQSFQVIDQNQDAFYITDYVAKKTGLVQELKKDATPEGMAKIQNIEELLNGLKDFTEGQKEIDGARGALSEFMEDVALATDLDKDTSDEDRVALMTIHLAKGLEFPHVFVVGMEEDLFPSAMSMSTRSELEEERRLFYVALTRAEHQAYLTYAQSRYRWGKLTDSEPSRFIEEIDGQYLEYLTPAETNYRYKSPIDGDIFGDIDKSKLRLAKPIGSTPPKHVTDNHPKPDLNIRKLKPVTGTNPNTPSAPNLFDNKLTIGNVVMHERFGKGEVVNLEGVGADKKAEIKFEVGGLKKLLLRFAKLDVVG from the coding sequence ATGCAAAAGTACATTGATCAACTCAATGAAGCGCAACGACAACCCGTGCTGAAAAAAGACGGGCCAATGATTATTATTGCTGGTGCAGGTTCTGGAAAAACCCGTGTTTTAACTATTAGAATTGCTTATTTGATGGCGCAAGGAATTGACGCTTTCAATATTTTATCGCTTACGTTTACGAACAAAGCTGCTCGTGAAATGAAGCATAGGATTTCGGATATTGTGGGTGCATCTGAGGCAAAAAATCTTTGGATGGGAACTTTTCACTCGATTTTTGCGCGTATTCTTCGTGCAGAATCGGATCATTTGGGATATCCATCCAATTTTACCATTTATGATTCTCAGGATTCGGCGAGACTGATTTCTTCTATTATTAAGGAGATGCAGTTGGATCGTGATATTTATAAACCAAAACAGATTTTAGGCCGTATATCTAATTATAAAAACAGTTTAATTACGGTAAAAGCGTATTTCAATAATCCTGAATTGGTAGAGGCCGATGCGATGGCTAAAAGACCACGTTTAGGAGAAATTTATCAGCAATATGTAGAGCGTTGTTTTAAAGCAGGCGCGATGGATTTTGATGATTTGTTATTGAAAACCAATGAGTTATTGACTCGTTTTCCTGAGGTTTTGGCAAAATATCAGAATCGTTTCAGATATATTTTGGTTGATGAGTACCAGGATACAAATCACTCTCAGTATTTGATTGTTAGAGCTTTATCTGATAAGTTTCAGAATATTTGTGTGGTTGGTGATGATGCGCAGAGTATTTATGCTTTTCGTGGAGCAAATATTAATAACATTCTGAATTTCCAGAAGGATTATGAAGGTGTAATAATGTTCCGTTTAGAGCAAAATTACCGTTCGACAAGAAATATTGTTGAAGCGGCAAATACGGTGATGGAGCATAATAAAACAAAATTGGATAAAGTTGTTTGGACTGCAAATGATTTTGGTCAAAAGATAAAAGTACACCGCAGTTTGACAGACGCCGAAGAAGGTCGTTTTGTTGCAAGTACGATTTTCGAACAAAAAATGCAAAATCAATTGCATAATGGTTCGTTTGCGATTTTGTATCGTACCAATGCGCAATCTCGTGCAATGGAGGACGCGTTGAGAAAGCGTGATATTCCGTATCGAATTTATGGAGGTTTGTCATTTTATCAACGTAAGGAAATCAAGGATGTTTTGTGTTATTTACGTTTGGTAATTAATCCAAAAGATGAAGAAGCGTTGGTTCGTGTAATCAATTATCCGGCACGTGGAATTGGTGATACTACTGTTGAAAAACTTACGATTGCTGCAAATCATTACAAACGTTCGATTTGGGAAGTGATGGTGAATATTGATAAAATCGACTTGAAATTAAACGCGGGAACGAAGAATAAAATCAATGATTTTGTTACGATGATTCAGAGTTTTCAGGTAATTGATCAAAATCAGGATGCTTTTTATATTACAGATTATGTAGCTAAAAAAACTGGTCTTGTTCAAGAATTGAAGAAAGATGCAACTCCGGAAGGAATGGCGAAGATTCAGAATATCGAAGAGCTTTTGAATGGTTTAAAAGATTTTACTGAAGGACAAAAAGAAATTGATGGCGCAAGAGGAGCTTTGTCGGAATTTATGGAAGATGTGGCGCTTGCAACTGATTTAGATAAAGATACGTCTGATGAAGATCGTGTTGCTTTGATGACGATTCACTTGGCAAAAGGACTTGAATTTCCGCACGTTTTTGTGGTGGGAATGGAGGAAGATTTGTTTCCGAGTGCGATGAGTATGAGCACCAGAAGTGAATTAGAGGAAGAACGTCGATTATTTTACGTAGCTTTAACTCGTGCAGAGCATCAGGCATATTTGACTTACGCACAATCTCGTTATCGTTGGGGGAAATTGACAGATAGTGAACCGTCACGTTTTATCGAAGAAATTGATGGACAATATTTGGAATATCTAACTCCTGCGGAAACTAATTATAGATATAAATCGCCAATTGATGGTGACATTTTTGGTGATATAGATAAATCTAAATTGCGTCTGGCAAAACCAATTGGTTCAACGCCACCAAAGCATGTTACAGATAATCATCCAAAACCGGATTTGAATATTCGAAAACTAAAACCTGTTACAGGAACTAATCCGAATACTCCAAGTGCACCAAATTTATTCGACAATAAATTGACAATCGGAAATGTTGTAATGCACGAACGTTTTGGAAAAGGTGAAGTTGTAAATCTGGAAGGTGTTGGTGCGGATAAAAAAGCCGAAATAAAATTTGAAGTTGGAGGTCTTAAAAAGCTTTTACTTCGTTTTGCTAAATTGGATGTTGTAGGGTAG
- a CDS encoding patatin-like phospholipase family protein yields the protein MRALVISGGGSKGAFAGGVAQYLIEEKNHEYDLFIGTSTGSLLIPHLALGHIKKIHSVYTNVTMGSIFNICPFVVKNKDGVDIVTINHFNVLRQFFKGKRTFGESKGLRKYIQNNFSLSDFNKLKKLNNDVIITVTNFTKNESEYKSIKDCSYEEFCDWSWISSNYVPFMSLVERNNSEYGDGGFSSLVPIREAINRGATEIDVIILETEVNMDKTVIGKNPFSLMIDLFRIALDQVEKHDIAIGKLMATNKNVKLNLYYTPTKLTNNALIFNKEVMKVWWEQGYEYAQNKSEIMSDNR from the coding sequence ATGAGAGCATTGGTTATTTCTGGTGGAGGAAGTAAAGGCGCATTTGCTGGCGGTGTGGCGCAATATTTAATTGAAGAAAAAAATCACGAATATGATTTGTTCATCGGCACTTCTACCGGAAGTTTGCTGATTCCGCATTTAGCGTTGGGACATATCAAGAAAATTCATTCCGTTTACACGAATGTTACAATGGGAAGTATCTTTAATATTTGCCCATTTGTCGTTAAAAATAAAGACGGAGTTGATATTGTAACTATAAATCACTTCAATGTTTTACGTCAGTTTTTTAAGGGAAAGCGAACTTTTGGAGAAAGTAAAGGATTAAGGAAATACATCCAGAATAACTTCAGTCTTTCGGATTTTAATAAATTGAAAAAACTGAATAACGACGTAATAATCACCGTAACCAATTTTACCAAAAATGAGTCAGAATACAAGTCTATAAAAGATTGTAGTTACGAAGAGTTTTGTGATTGGTCCTGGATTTCGAGTAATTATGTTCCGTTTATGAGTTTGGTAGAGAGAAATAATTCTGAATATGGAGATGGCGGATTTTCGAGTTTGGTTCCTATTCGTGAAGCTATCAATCGCGGCGCAACAGAAATTGATGTAATTATCCTGGAAACAGAAGTTAATATGGATAAAACAGTTATTGGCAAAAATCCATTTTCTTTAATGATTGATTTGTTTAGAATTGCTTTAGATCAGGTTGAAAAACACGATATTGCTATAGGAAAACTTATGGCAACGAATAAGAATGTGAAACTTAACTTATATTACACACCAACAAAACTGACCAATAATGCGCTTATTTTTAATAAAGAAGTGATGAAAGTTTGGTGGGAACAAGGTTATGAATATGCTCAGAATAAGTCTGAAATTATGAGTGATAACAGATAA
- a CDS encoding TSUP family transporter: MDSYIILFLCLAAFAAGFIDAIVGGGGLIQTPMGLILLPNLPVSTVIGTLKLPAFSGTAFAAFQYLKKVVIQWKLLLIMMCLAVPSAFLGSTILTMVSNDFMKPLLLVVLSLLFIYTYAKKNFGQHEAKDHSATTQIIYAVIISVIVGFYDGFIGPGTGSFFVVAFIALLGFDFLHASANAKMVNLATNFGSICLFMIKGKIIWSIAIPMAISNGLGGWLGAKLAINKGNGFIRIFFLVVVIGTLIRFAYDVFFK, encoded by the coding sequence ATGGATTCATACATTATACTTTTCCTTTGTTTAGCAGCTTTTGCAGCTGGATTTATTGATGCAATTGTAGGCGGCGGCGGATTGATTCAAACTCCAATGGGATTGATTTTATTACCTAATCTGCCTGTTTCGACCGTTATTGGAACACTGAAATTACCAGCTTTTAGCGGAACTGCTTTTGCAGCTTTTCAATATTTGAAAAAAGTAGTAATTCAGTGGAAGTTGCTTTTGATAATGATGTGTTTGGCAGTTCCGTCGGCATTTTTGGGTTCTACTATATTGACAATGGTAAGCAATGATTTTATGAAACCACTTTTATTGGTCGTTTTATCGTTGTTGTTTATTTATACGTATGCAAAGAAAAATTTTGGTCAGCATGAAGCCAAAGATCATTCGGCTACAACGCAAATTATTTATGCGGTAATTATCAGTGTAATTGTTGGTTTCTATGACGGATTTATTGGTCCGGGAACGGGAAGTTTTTTTGTAGTTGCTTTTATTGCTTTGTTGGGTTTCGACTTTTTGCACGCTTCTGCAAATGCTAAAATGGTAAATCTGGCAACCAATTTTGGTTCGATTTGTTTGTTTATGATTAAAGGAAAAATCATTTGGTCAATCGCAATTCCTATGGCAATTAGTAACGGACTTGGCGGATGGCTTGGAGCAAAATTGGCAATTAATAAAGGAAATGGTTTTATTCGGATTTTCTTTTTGGTTGTTGTAATTGGTACTTTGATACGATTTGCCTATGATGTATTTTTTAAGTAA